AAAGGCCTGAAATACTCATCCAGCCTACTGTCACATCCCAACTCACCCTCTGCACCCCATCCCAGCAGAGCATCCAGTTCAGAAATGCCCACTACTGGCAGAGAACAAATGTCATTCATTTACTTACAGACTTGAGTATGAACTAAGACATCCTGCCATATCCTTGGTATTCTCAAGggttcctcatctctaaaatgagaagAATGGCTGTATCGTGAGATTGCTATGGGGGTTAAGTGATGTGATCCATGCAAAGCACTAAGCACAATGCCTGGTACACATAAGCCCTCAATGAATATTCgccattatttttccttctgttgtttGGAATTTTGAGGACCCACCCCAAAGTTTACCTTTCTAATTTTACTGAAGCGGGATCTGACTACAGTTCACTTGATAAGAGCGTGTCTTATCAAAGGAGCAAACCTAGCTGGCCACGGCATTGCATCCATGTCTCAATCACCTACAAGGCAACTCTTAcaaagatctttttctttttaaccttaaCTCTTTGTGAAAATGACACTACCAAAACAATTGATAGTGCTACATGAAAAGTAAAGATAAAGTGAAGACATCTAGAAAAACGATTTGGTATTCTTTAACGTGGGCTTTTACCCAAATGAGTCCCTTGtgaatatcaaaaaaaaaaaaaatctaatgcaTTGTTTGTAATAAGAGGAATAgagcaaagggaagaaatttttttaaaaacttccctatttttctatttccctaaCATTCCTACCTCTAAAATTCTACAGTGTCCTACAATTTTCCTCTTCCGTGGGaatctgcccccaccctccaccctagCACTGACCTGCTTCTGTGTTGGCCCCTCTTCCCCCCTGCAGGGGGCAGACAGTAGAGACTTCCAGATGAACCAGGCTCTGCGACTCCTGGAGAATGAGCACCAGGAGCTGCAGGCCAAGATCGAGTGCCTACAGGGCGACAGAGACCTGTGCAGCTCCGACAGCCGGCTCCTACAAGGTACCCTTCTCCTTGGGGCCTCTGGCTGAGTGAGCGCAGAGAAGGAAACCAGCGGGGGAGTCTTTCAGTCTTTCATTTGTTTGGTCGgctttaagatttcattttaccCTAAGGGAAAGGCAGGGCAATTTTAATCATCCAagactgaaaattaattttgcagCACTAGAGAATCTTGTAGTATCAGCTCTCTCTTCCAGCCCATCCCTCTGGGCCAGATCACAGCTGCTCCCCTATCAGTCTTATGTCAAGGCCACATTCCTAATTGGAAAGGTCAGTTGAAAGGTTTCCGTCACAGCCTGTGCAGTTAGCTGAGAGTGGACCAAACTGTGTGCGAATACAACACCTAATCCGGCCCCACTCGTTAATTCAGTGACACCCAAGGTACTGTGGTTCTGGTTTGCCTACGCAGAACTGGGAAGAGTAGAAGAGCAACTTCCACCTGACCCGTATCAGAGGCCACGGAGCAGGCAGTACCTGTTACAAATTCCCATCCTCGGGGTCGAGTTCGTTAATCTTGGGTTCTTCTATTTTGGTttgcaatatttcatttttagatcaACTAAAGAGGTCAGAGGAGGAGAAACTCGCCCTGGTGACCGAAGTACAGCAGTTGCAGAGTAAGTTCCCTCCCCAGGTTCTAAAAGTAGCACAGGTGGCTTTTGGGTGTTCCTGGGGCTCCTGCCGTAGGAAAGCCAtccagaggaggggctggggggcacaGTCTTTGGCATCGCCTCTACTTCTGCACATTTTCAGATCCTCTTCTTATGAAATGAGGTCATTTACACGGCTCTTCACAAGTTATGTATTAACctgtcctttttttcccttttctacttCTCTCCTTCCATACCAATGACAACCACCTGCATCTCCCCCAGAActgcagattttttaaagtgtgaagTTTTCCAAGGTAGttcttattttgtatattattacGTACATGAATATGTCACATTGAGCTGTCACTAAGGAATGGTTCAGAAATAAGCTCACACTACATATGCCTCGGTCCGCTTCAAAACTACATATCGGGGCCAAAGGGGAAAGGGGGCCTTTCATAAGTAGACAATTTTTtgaaagactttacttatttatttcttaagagaagggaagggagagagggagagaaacatcgatcgactGCCTCCCGTTTGCACTTCAACTGGCGATCGATCCCgcagcctgggtatgtgccctgaatgggaatcaaacccacaaccttctggtgcatgggacagcgctccaaccaactgagccacctggccagggccaaaaaagTAGACAATTTTTGAGAAGCTGGAGAACCTAGTTAAATAAATAGCTCTGCTGGTTGCCCACTACCTTAACCTCTGAGACTGGACAAGAAGTTTCATGCACACagcaatgaatattaaaatagcaAGGCAAccacagggaaaggggaggaaaaacacCAGCAGAAGCTGTGCTCCTGCAGACCAGGCGCTGAGTGGTCAGGAAGTCACTGGAAAATCATgcctttatttattcaatatatatttaatgagcCTGTAGCCAGGGCCAGGCACTCCAGCTGTACAGAGGATACAGTGACGAACATAACTGCCGTGGATCCTTCCCTAACGAAGCTTACATTCTAAGCTCTACAGTGAAGTATGGAGTTTTTTATGAGCATATAAATATGTCAGGTAGTGTAACTACTacggagaaaaataaagcaggttaaagggaaatatttgctattttataCAGGGCCATCAGGGAAAGCCTTTCTTCTAGAGTAACATTTGAGAAAGACATAGACTTAAAGGTCTGTGAAAAGAAAGACTCAAAGGTAAAGACATAGCAGGAAGAGATATAAGGACGGTGTATTCACAACAcagcaccacagactgggtgacttaaagaacagtttattttctcacagttctgcaggctagAAAACCAAACCCAAGGTGTCAGCAAGCCTGGTTCCTTCTGAGGTTGTGAGGGGAGCATCTGTTCCGTTactttccttggcttgcagatggctgtcctGTCTGTGTGCCTGTCTCTTCATACGTCTCCCGTCTAcgcatgtctgtgtccaaatgcCCCCTTCTTACAAGGGTGTGTCACATTCGATTAGGGCCACCCTAATGTCCTGTTTTAACCTGATTacctctgtaaaataaggatctccaaaaaggtcacattctgaggtactgggagttaggacttcaacatatgaatttggggtaaCCCTATTCAACCAGTAACAGATGGGAACATCTTTAATAACTAAGATTCTGAGCAGAGTTCTGAAAATATACCCTTTGCAGTAAATAAGCTAGCACAGACAAGCTTCTCGTGTTTTCCAACAGGTCTGCTGCAGAGTCAATCCATACAGCTCCAAGAACAGGAGAAACTCTTAACAAAGAAAGGTCAGCAAATTTACTTCCACAAATTCTAAGACACTGCTCTTTCCTTGCCTGCCTAGAGGCATGGGGATGGGCACCTTGACTTCCTGGAGTTCCACCTCCCAGTTCTGGGAGTCTGTTAGGTCAGGGACCTGGGGTCGCTTCTTCAGGACTAATCATTGCCTCTGAGAACAACTAGTTAGCCTTCTATTGTGAGAGGTACATCAACTGTGAAAAAGGATTTCTGCTCCCCCTGAAAACAGATGTCTGTGTTGAACATTTCAATAAATTGATTTTGAACTCAGGATTTCATGTCAATTTTTACACTTGCCTTTCCAAATGACATCCAACTTCCCAAGTCTAAAGCATGTTGCCTGCAAGTTACCTCCCTCTCAGCCCCGGAGAGTCT
The sequence above is drawn from the Desmodus rotundus isolate HL8 chromosome 12, HLdesRot8A.1, whole genome shotgun sequence genome and encodes:
- the TRAF3IP3 gene encoding TRAF3-interacting JNK-activating modulator isoform X4, with the protein product MKKVLMEMEDQKHSYEQKAKESLQKVLEEKMSAEQQLQSTQRSLALAEQKCEEWRNQYEALKEDWRTLGAQHRELESQFHVLQSKLQGADSRDFQMNQALRLLENEHQELQAKIECLQGDRDLCSSDSRLLQDQLKRSEEEKLALVTEVQQLQSLLQSQSIQLQEQEKLLTKKGQQIYFHKF